In Nerophis ophidion isolate RoL-2023_Sa linkage group LG03, RoL_Noph_v1.0, whole genome shotgun sequence, the following are encoded in one genomic region:
- the LOC133549771 gene encoding claudin-20 yields MASTGMQIFGFVLALLGIMGAMVATLLPNWKVSADVGSNIITAISQMQGLWMDCTWYSTGMFSCTLKYSVLSLPAYLQTARTTMVLCCVLAAMGLCLASLGLKCTRWGGGRRSKRHAAIASGGCFVAAGFLCLVPASWFTNEVITNFLDSTVPESNKFEPGGAVYVAFVSAGFLLMGGSIFCMSCSGKRHGPQDLVLLPPPDKLLLQQQQQQLLQQQELQHQYCSLSPLDNKTGYSLQDYV; encoded by the coding sequence ATGGCATCAACAGGCATGCAGATATTTGGATTTGTGCTGGCGCTGCTGGGCATAATGGGTGCCATGGTGGCCACTCTGTTGCCCAATTGGAAGGTCAGCGCCGACGTGGGCTCTAACATCATCACAGCCATCTCCCAGATGCAAGGACTGTGGATGGACTGCACGTGGTACAGCACGGGAATGTTCAGCTGCACACTGAAGTACTCCGTGCTTTCACTTCCTGCATATTTGCAGACGGCTCGCACCACCATGGTGCTGTGCTGTGTACTGGCGGCCATGGGCCTTTGCCTTGCATCCCTGGGACTCAAGTGCACACGCTGGGGAGGAGGGCGGCGGTCCAAGCGGCATGCAGCCATTGCCAGCGGTGGTTGCTTCGTTGCAGCTGGCTTTCTTTGTCTGGTGCCTGCTTCCTGGTTTACGAACGAGGTCATCACAAACTTCCTGGACTCCACTGTGCCCGAGAGCAATAAGTTTGAGCCTGGCGGGGCTGTGTACGTGGCCTTTGTTTCCGCTGGGTTTCTCCTAATGGGGGGGTCCATCTTCTGCATGTCTTGCTCGGGGAAAAGACATGGCCCACAGGACTTGGTCCTGCTCCCCCCGCCTGACAAATTGCTTCTGCAGCAACAGCAGCAACAGTTGCTCCAACAACAAGAACTTCAGCACCAGTATTGCTCTCTCTCCCCTTTAGACAATAAGACTGGCTATAGCCTGCAGGACTATGTGTAG